One part of the Candidatus Tanganyikabacteria bacterium genome encodes these proteins:
- a CDS encoding transposase, translating to NADIKREEADDQVLRFLAFWKGIQRGVQPTLVFDSRFTAYSQLSELNAQGVKFITLRRRGKKLLDEVDALSPWQRIHVPHAKRKYPNPEVHESTITLRGYDGNLRQAVVRGNGHEKPSFLISNDFEAPIDLLVGNYARRWRVENGIAEAVKFFHLNALSSPILTKVHFDVVMTAVADTLYAMLAKKLRGFEDCDAPKLYRHFIRGQSTVGIENGEVVVTFARQAHNPILRDAPWDHQHLKLAGLDGAPLAFRFL from the coding sequence CAACGCGGACATCAAGAGAGAGGAGGCCGACGATCAGGTGCTGCGCTTCCTCGCGTTCTGGAAGGGCATCCAGCGCGGCGTCCAGCCCACGCTTGTCTTCGACTCGCGGTTTACCGCCTACAGCCAGCTCTCGGAGCTCAACGCCCAGGGCGTCAAGTTCATCACCCTCCGCCGCCGCGGCAAGAAACTGCTCGACGAGGTGGACGCTCTATCGCCCTGGCAGCGCATTCATGTGCCCCATGCCAAGCGCAAGTACCCGAACCCCGAGGTCCACGAGTCCACGATCACGCTCCGCGGCTACGACGGAAACCTTCGCCAGGCCGTCGTTCGTGGCAACGGGCATGAGAAGCCGTCCTTCCTGATCAGCAACGACTTCGAGGCGCCGATCGACCTACTCGTCGGCAACTACGCGAGACGATGGCGCGTCGAGAACGGGATCGCCGAGGCCGTGAAGTTCTTCCACCTCAACGCCCTGTCCTCGCCGATCCTCACAAAGGTGCACTTCGACGTCGTCATGACCGCCGTCGCTGACACGCTCTACGCCATGCTGGCCAAGAAGCTGCGCGGCTTTGAGGACTGCGACGCCCCAAAGCTCTACCGGCACTTCATTCGAGGCCAATCCACGGTCGGAATCGAGAACGGCGAAGTAGTCGTCACCTTCGCCCGCCAGGCCCACAACCCGATCCTGAGAGACGCCCCTTGGGATCACCAGCATCTCAAGCTCGCGGGCCTGGACGGTGCGCCCCTCGCCTTCAGGTTCCTATGA